AGGAAGCGGCGGCCCAGCGGGCCAAGGTGGAGCTGGCCAAGGAGAAGGTCCGGCAGGCCGAACTCAATCTCGAGTACACCAAGATCGTGGCCCCGGTGGCCGGCCACGTGACCAAGAAGCAGATCGAATCCGGCCGGCTCGTCGCCGCCGGGCAGGCGCTGATGACCGTTGTCCCCCTGGACCCGGAAGAGCTGTGGGTCACGGCCAACTACAAGGAAACCCAGCTCAAGCACGTGCATCCCGGCCAGAAGGCGACCATCGAGGTCGACACCTATCCCGGCCGCGAGATCACGGGCCATGTGCAGTCCATCATGGCCGGCACGGGCTCGGTCTTTTCGCTTTTCCCCTCGGAAAACGCCACGGGCAACTACGTGAAAGTGGTGCAGCGCATCCCCGTCAAGATCGTTTTCGACAAGGAAAACGGGGAGCTGCCCAAGCTGCGCCTGGGCATGAGCGTCGTGCCCACCATCCACACCGACTAGTGTCGGGCCTCGTATTTTCGCAACCGTTTTTCAAGGATACGGCACGAGGCCATGGCAGAACGCGCCCCCAGCAAATGGCTCATCACCATCGCGGTGATGGTGCCGACATTGATCGAAATTCTCGACACGTCCATCGCCAACGTGGCCTTGCAACATATCCAGGGCAGCCTTTCGGCCGGCCAGGACGAGGTGACGTGGGTGCTCACGTCCTACCTCGTGTCCAACGCCATCGTCATCCCCATAAGCGGCTACCTTTCCAAGGTCTTCGGCCGGCGCAACTATCTCATGCTCTCGGTCGTGGTCTTCACCGTCGCCTCCATGATGTGCGGGCTGGCCACGAGCCTCGGCATGCTCATTTTCTTCCGCATCGTCCAGGGCATCGGCGGCGGCGGGCTCCAGCCCATGTCCCAGGCCATCCTGCTCGAGGCCTATCCGCCCAAGGAGCGGGGACTGGCCATGGCCATTTTCGCCATGGGCGCGGTGCTCGGCCCCATCCTCGGACCGCTTCTCGGCGGCTACATCACGGACAACTATTCCTGGCGCTGGATTTTCAACATCAACGTGCCCGTCGGCATGCTGGCCATGGTGCTCATCTGGCTCTACATCAAGGACCCGGACTATCTGGAACGGCGCCAGAAGGGCGACACCGTGGATTATATCGGCCTGGCCCTTCTAAGCCTGGGCCTTGGCAGTCTGCAGGTGGTGCTCGACAAGGGGCAGCAGGACGACTGGTTCAACAACGACTTCATCCTGGCGCTTTCGGTCGTGGCCGCGATCAGCCTGACCACCTTCGTGGTCTGGGAACTGATGCGCAAGGACCCCATCGTCGACCTCAAGGTGTTTAAGGACCGGAGTTTCGCCACGGGCAACGTGGTCATGTTCTTCGGCTATTTCGCCTTTTTCGGGGCCATCGTGCTGTTGCCGCTCTACCTGCAGAACCTCATGGGCTACACGGCCTTTCTGTCGGGAGTGGTGCTCGGCCCGGGCGGGCTCATCATGCTCGTCATCCTGCCGATCGTCGGCAAGCTGACCCAGAAGGTCGACGCCCGTTTCATCCTGTGCGTGGGGCTGCTCGTCAGCGCCTATTCCCTCTTCAACATGGCCGGCTTTTCCCTGGACATCGACCTCGGCACCGCCATCACCGCCCGCAACATCCAGGCCGTGGGCATCGCCTTCTT
The nucleotide sequence above comes from Solidesulfovibrio fructosivorans JJ]. Encoded proteins:
- a CDS encoding DHA2 family efflux MFS transporter permease subunit → MAERAPSKWLITIAVMVPTLIEILDTSIANVALQHIQGSLSAGQDEVTWVLTSYLVSNAIVIPISGYLSKVFGRRNYLMLSVVVFTVASMMCGLATSLGMLIFFRIVQGIGGGGLQPMSQAILLEAYPPKERGLAMAIFAMGAVLGPILGPLLGGYITDNYSWRWIFNINVPVGMLAMVLIWLYIKDPDYLERRQKGDTVDYIGLALLSLGLGSLQVVLDKGQQDDWFNNDFILALSVVAAISLTTFVVWELMRKDPIVDLKVFKDRSFATGNVVMFFGYFAFFGAIVLLPLYLQNLMGYTAFLSGVVLGPGGLIMLVILPIVGKLTQKVDARFILCVGLLVSAYSLFNMAGFSLDIDLGTAITARNIQAVGIAFFFVPLSYLTMAFIPKKGMNNASAVFNLLRNLGGSFGVAFVTTLLARRAQFHQARLIENMTPYNLTYQSTFAQIKDYLAAKALGLYDASQMAGAALYKLMLQQANAMAFCDVFHAQAMMFMGLAVLMWIMKKPPMGAKLDEGMH